In Rhodobacteraceae bacterium LMO-JJ12, a single window of DNA contains:
- a CDS encoding DUF882 domain-containing protein, protein MTDSSSVSFSRRALLGAFAATTLSAAPTFSKAAGFLRGAGDIRRLKMYSARTGEKLDMIYWIEGKYIKDAVKEVTWFMRDWRNSQVMNIDMRTLDIMAASHNLLDVKEPYMLLSGYRSPQTNAMLRSRSRGVAKNSLHMKGEAADLRLASRSVGQMARAAASCRAGGVGRYSGSNFVHMDCGPVRSWGR, encoded by the coding sequence ATGACTGACAGCAGTTCGGTGAGTTTCTCACGGCGTGCGCTTTTGGGCGCATTCGCGGCAACCACACTCTCGGCAGCCCCCACATTCTCCAAGGCAGCAGGCTTCCTGCGCGGTGCAGGCGATATCCGAAGACTCAAGATGTATTCGGCCCGTACCGGTGAAAAGCTTGATATGATATATTGGATCGAAGGCAAATATATCAAGGACGCGGTCAAGGAAGTGACCTGGTTCATGCGCGATTGGCGCAACAGCCAGGTGATGAACATCGACATGCGCACCCTCGATATCATGGCGGCCTCGCACAATCTTCTTGATGTCAAAGAACCCTACATGTTGCTCTCGGGTTATCGCAGCCCGCAGACCAACGCGATGCTGCGTTCGCGTTCGCGTGGTGTGGCCAAGAATTCGCTGCACATGAAGGGCGAAGCGGCTGATTTGCGCCTTGCTTCACGCTCGGTTGGCCAAATGGCGCGCGCCGCTGCATCCTGCCGCGCCGGCGGTGTAGGACGCTATTCCGGCTCAAATTTCGTGCATATGGATTGCGGACCGGTGCGCAGCTGGGGCAGATAA
- a CDS encoding L,D-transpeptidase family protein — translation MAPNQGTAQVTAFKQAVAEGASKDSDIAAFYKANGYQGIWTGAFGKDASRRKALFANIQRAPVHGLSIARYDPDGLMAKLKAAKTPRERGFVEVEMSRTFLRLARDMQTGMLEPRKIDSGIVRAIPLRDRTSYLTNFTKSNPNGFFRALPPKTPEYTRLMKEKMRLEKLLARGGWGAHVPAKALKPGQTGGAVVALRDRLVAMGYLRRSAAQTYDASIQTAVQQFQDDHGLEADGEAGASTMAEINKDVEDRLKSVIVAMERERWLNLPRGKRHVLVNLTDFTAQIVDNGKVTFQTRSVIGATASDRRTPEFSDIMSHMVINPTWNVPRSIAVKEYLPMMKRNPNAAGHLRLVDSRGRTVSRSSVNFGAYNARNFPFAIKQPPSRRNALGLVKFMFPNKYNIYLHDTPSKNLFLRESRAYSHGCIRLQQPFDFAYALLAKQTNDPEGDFKRILNTGRETAVKLKEKVPVHLIYRTAFTQAKGQTQYRRDVYGRDARIWSALANAGVALRAVRG, via the coding sequence ATGGCGCCAAACCAGGGAACCGCACAGGTCACGGCCTTTAAACAGGCGGTGGCAGAAGGCGCATCCAAAGACAGCGATATTGCGGCGTTTTACAAGGCCAATGGCTATCAAGGCATTTGGACTGGCGCTTTTGGCAAGGATGCCAGCCGCCGCAAAGCACTGTTCGCCAATATCCAAAGGGCTCCGGTGCACGGTCTGTCAATCGCGCGCTATGATCCCGACGGGCTGATGGCCAAATTGAAAGCGGCCAAAACCCCGCGTGAGCGCGGCTTTGTTGAGGTCGAGATGTCGCGCACCTTCCTGCGTCTTGCACGTGATATGCAGACCGGCATGCTTGAACCACGTAAGATCGACAGCGGTATCGTTCGCGCCATCCCCCTGCGCGACCGCACATCGTATCTGACCAATTTCACCAAGAGCAATCCCAATGGCTTCTTTCGCGCACTGCCGCCCAAAACGCCGGAATACACGCGGCTGATGAAAGAAAAGATGCGCCTTGAGAAGTTGCTGGCCCGCGGTGGCTGGGGTGCGCATGTGCCTGCCAAGGCGCTCAAACCCGGTCAGACAGGCGGGGCCGTGGTGGCGCTGCGCGACCGTCTCGTTGCAATGGGCTATCTGCGCCGGTCTGCGGCCCAGACCTATGACGCCAGCATTCAAACCGCTGTGCAGCAGTTTCAGGACGATCACGGGTTGGAAGCCGACGGCGAAGCCGGTGCCAGCACGATGGCCGAGATCAACAAGGATGTGGAAGACCGTCTGAAATCAGTGATCGTGGCGATGGAGCGCGAACGCTGGCTCAACCTGCCGCGCGGCAAACGCCATGTCCTGGTGAACCTGACCGACTTCACAGCCCAGATCGTCGACAACGGCAAAGTCACCTTTCAAACCCGTTCGGTCATTGGGGCCACAGCGAGTGATCGTCGCACCCCGGAATTCTCCGATATCATGTCACACATGGTGATCAATCCGACGTGGAACGTGCCGCGCTCGATCGCGGTGAAAGAATACCTGCCGATGATGAAGCGCAACCCCAACGCCGCCGGTCATCTTAGACTGGTTGACAGCCGGGGCCGCACGGTCAGCCGCAGTTCGGTGAATTTCGGCGCCTATAACGCGCGCAATTTCCCCTTTGCGATCAAGCAGCCACCAAGCCGGCGCAACGCGCTGGGGCTGGTAAAATTCATGTTTCCCAACAAATACAACATCTACCTGCACGACACGCCGTCCAAGAACCTGTTCCTGCGTGAATCGCGCGCTTACAGCCATGGCTGCATCCGGTTGCAACAACCGTTTGACTTTGCCTATGCGCTGCTGGCCAAACAGACCAACGACCCGGAAGGTGATTTCAAACGCATCCTGAATACCGGGCGCGAAACGGCAGTGAAGCTGAAAGAGAAGGTGCCGGTGCATCTGATCTATCGCACCGCCTTTACCCAAGCCAAAGGGCAGACCCAATACCGCCGCGACGTCTATGGGCGCGATGCGCGTATCTGGTCTGCGTTGGCCAACGCAGGGGTGGCGTTGCGCGCGGTTCGCGGGTAA
- a CDS encoding UDP-3-O-(3-hydroxymyristoyl)glucosamine N-acyltransferase — protein MGQTIAEIAEALGAQALGALDLVITGAAEPSDAGPNDLALAMSEKYAAGLANGRARAAMLWQGADWRALGLEAAIIPARPRYAMAGLTAALDPGPGYISGIHPTAIIGEGVDLGEGISVGPYAVIGAGARIGAGSVLGPQVYVGVDSEIGADALLHVGAKIGPRVKIGARFIGHPGICIGMDGFSFVTPEVNAVEKGRASLGAETDAQAQSWVRIHSLGAVEIGEDVEIGCNTCVDAGTIRPTRIGNRTKMDNLCHIAHNVVVGEDCLFAGMVGIAGSATIGNNVVFGGQVGVSDNITIGDGVVGGGAAVILSKVPAGRMVLGYPAVKMDLHVDMYKAQRRLPRMMQELSDMKARLAALEGKS, from the coding sequence ATGGGCCAGACAATCGCAGAAATCGCCGAGGCGCTCGGGGCGCAAGCCCTGGGCGCGCTCGATTTGGTAATCACCGGAGCGGCGGAACCCTCGGATGCCGGGCCAAACGATCTGGCCCTGGCGATGAGCGAGAAATACGCCGCCGGATTGGCCAATGGCCGCGCACGCGCGGCAATGCTCTGGCAGGGTGCCGACTGGCGCGCGCTTGGGTTGGAAGCGGCGATCATTCCGGCGCGTCCGCGCTATGCCATGGCGGGGCTGACTGCGGCGCTTGATCCCGGTCCGGGCTATATCAGCGGCATTCATCCCACCGCGATCATCGGCGAGGGCGTTGATTTGGGCGAGGGGATTTCTGTCGGACCCTATGCCGTGATCGGCGCGGGCGCGCGCATCGGCGCAGGCTCGGTTCTTGGGCCACAGGTTTATGTCGGCGTGGACAGTGAGATCGGGGCAGACGCGCTGCTGCATGTCGGGGCCAAGATAGGGCCACGTGTAAAGATCGGCGCGCGCTTTATCGGCCACCCCGGTATCTGCATCGGGATGGACGGGTTTTCGTTTGTTACCCCCGAGGTCAATGCCGTGGAAAAAGGCCGTGCCAGCCTTGGCGCAGAGACAGATGCACAGGCACAATCCTGGGTGCGCATTCATAGCCTCGGCGCGGTCGAGATCGGCGAGGATGTCGAGATCGGTTGCAACACATGCGTTGATGCGGGCACGATCCGCCCGACCCGGATCGGCAATCGCACCAAGATGGACAACCTTTGCCACATCGCACACAACGTCGTGGTCGGAGAAGATTGTCTTTTTGCCGGGATGGTCGGCATTGCGGGTTCGGCCACAATTGGCAACAACGTGGTGTTTGGCGGTCAGGTGGGCGTCAGCGACAATATCACCATCGGCGATGGCGTTGTTGGCGGCGGCGCGGCAGTGATCCTGTCGAAAGTACCGGCGGGACGCATGGTTCTGGGCTATCCGGCGGTCAAGATGGATCTGCATGTCGATATGTATAAGGCGCAACGTCGTCTGCCGCGAATGATGCAGGAACTTTCCGATATGAAGGCGCGGCTGGCAGCGCTTGAAGGCAAAAGCTGA
- a CDS encoding phosphopantetheine-binding protein translates to MNIRDEVIRIIAEQAVLEPSDVTDEATLESLGIDSLGLVESIFAIEETFDISVPFNANAPGESDFDISSVASIIAGITTLVAEQKG, encoded by the coding sequence ATGAACATCAGAGACGAAGTGATCCGGATCATCGCCGAACAGGCGGTTCTGGAGCCATCCGACGTCACCGACGAGGCGACTTTGGAAAGCCTTGGCATAGACAGCCTCGGGCTGGTGGAATCGATCTTTGCCATTGAAGAGACATTCGATATCTCTGTGCCGTTCAACGCCAACGCGCCCGGGGAGAGCGATTTCGACATTTCCTCGGTGGCGTCGATCATTGCGGGCATCACCACGTTGGTGGCCGAGCAAAAGGGCTGA
- a CDS encoding beta-ketoacyl-[acyl-carrier-protein] synthase family protein, producing MRRVVITGAGTINALGHNVPDTLAAMREGRCGIGPIDIPDVDRLTIQIGGQVKGFEAEGIFNRQQMSLYDRFTQFTLVAAREAIAQSGLEFHGELAALSGVVLGNSGGGMTTLDENYRSVYEQGKNRVHPFVVPKLMNNAAASHVSMEFNLKGPSFTVASACASSNHAMAQAFQMVRTGMAPVMISGGSESMLCFGGVKAWEGLRVMSKDACRPFSANRNGMVQGEGAGVFVFEDYEHAKQRGAEILAEMAGFAMTSDAADIVMPSKQGAARAIAGALGNARMNPEDIGYINAHGTGTAANDKTECAAVADVFGRHADHLMISSTKSMHGHLIGGTGAVELLACIMALRDGVVAPTIGYQESDPECALDVVPNLAREARVDAALSNAFAFGGLNAVLALRKV from the coding sequence ATGCGCCGGGTTGTCATCACAGGGGCCGGAACGATCAACGCGCTTGGCCATAATGTGCCAGACACGCTCGCCGCCATGCGCGAGGGGCGCTGTGGTATCGGCCCGATAGACATTCCCGATGTCGACCGGCTGACCATCCAGATTGGCGGACAGGTCAAGGGGTTCGAGGCCGAAGGCATATTCAACCGCCAGCAGATGTCGCTCTATGACCGCTTTACCCAGTTCACTCTGGTCGCCGCACGCGAAGCCATCGCGCAATCGGGGCTTGAGTTTCACGGCGAGCTGGCAGCGCTTTCGGGGGTGGTTCTGGGCAACTCGGGCGGCGGAATGACAACGCTCGACGAGAATTACCGCAGCGTTTACGAGCAGGGCAAGAACCGGGTGCATCCATTTGTCGTGCCCAAACTGATGAACAATGCCGCCGCCAGCCATGTCAGCATGGAGTTCAACCTCAAAGGACCAAGCTTTACGGTCGCCTCGGCCTGTGCCAGCTCGAACCACGCAATGGCGCAGGCATTTCAGATGGTACGCACAGGCATGGCCCCGGTGATGATCTCGGGTGGTTCGGAATCGATGCTGTGTTTTGGCGGGGTCAAGGCTTGGGAGGGGTTGCGCGTGATGTCAAAGGACGCCTGCCGACCCTTCAGCGCCAATCGCAACGGCATGGTACAGGGTGAGGGCGCGGGTGTCTTCGTTTTCGAGGATTATGAGCACGCGAAACAACGCGGCGCAGAAATCCTGGCCGAGATGGCCGGTTTTGCCATGACCTCGGACGCCGCCGATATCGTGATGCCCAGCAAACAGGGCGCAGCGCGCGCCATCGCAGGCGCACTTGGCAATGCGCGGATGAACCCCGAAGATATCGGCTATATCAACGCCCATGGCACCGGCACGGCCGCCAATGACAAGACCGAATGCGCCGCCGTGGCGGATGTGTTCGGACGCCATGCAGACCATCTGATGATCTCGTCCACCAAGTCGATGCATGGTCATTTGATCGGCGGCACCGGTGCGGTCGAGCTTCTGGCCTGTATCATGGCGCTGCGCGATGGCGTGGTGGCGCCAACCATCGGCTATCAGGAATCGGACCCGGAATGTGCGCTCGATGTGGTGCCCAATCTGGCACGCGAGGCGCGGGTCGACGCGGCGCTTTCCAACGCCTTTGCCTTTGGCGGGCTCAATGCGGTGCTGGCGTTGCGCAAGGTCTGA
- a CDS encoding NAD(P)H-dependent oxidoreductase — MRLLAFAASNSSKSINAKLVRHAAERFKSEIAPEAQIDVLDINDFEMPLYSADREAESGVPQLARDFLARIAGADALLISLAEHNGHYSAAYKNLFDWTSRLGKEVYQGKPTVILAASPGPGGAASVLGAAKVSAPFFGADLKGTLSVANFNDVFDAQEGALSDADLSETLGKLLADLGAAVALSKAA; from the coding sequence ATGAGACTTCTCGCTTTTGCAGCCAGCAACAGTAGCAAATCAATCAACGCCAAACTCGTGCGCCACGCGGCCGAACGGTTCAAATCCGAAATTGCACCCGAGGCGCAGATTGACGTGCTCGACATCAATGATTTCGAAATGCCGCTCTATTCTGCCGACCGCGAAGCCGAAAGCGGCGTCCCGCAATTGGCGCGTGACTTTCTGGCCCGGATTGCCGGCGCCGATGCCCTTCTGATCTCTCTGGCCGAGCACAACGGGCACTACTCCGCGGCCTACAAAAACCTGTTCGACTGGACTTCGCGTCTGGGCAAGGAAGTCTATCAGGGCAAGCCGACAGTCATTCTTGCCGCCTCGCCTGGTCCGGGTGGTGCAGCAAGCGTTCTTGGCGCAGCCAAGGTGTCGGCACCGTTCTTTGGCGCGGATCTGAAAGGCACGTTGAGCGTTGCCAATTTCAATGATGTGTTTGATGCGCAAGAAGGCGCGCTGAGCGATGCCGACTTGAGCGAAACTCTTGGCAAGCTGTTGGCCGATCTGGGCGCAGCCGTGGCACTGTCCAAAGCCGCCTGA
- a CDS encoding invasion associated locus B family protein encodes MPRLLTTLPLIALMALTQGAIAQETTPAPADSAAEPTQTEGIGDNLSLGEENTPQALEPYIKAEHGDWKLQCFPVTEGEEPCQLYQLLKDEQGTDVAEVALFRLPADGKAVAGATVTVPLETLLTAQLTVAVDSGKGKRYPFSFCTPIGCVARIGFTAEDIAAFKKGAAASVTLVPAPAPDQKVVLKMSLSGFTNGYNAASVIEN; translated from the coding sequence ATGCCCAGACTTCTGACCACGCTTCCACTCATCGCGCTTATGGCGCTGACTCAGGGCGCCATCGCGCAAGAGACAACGCCCGCGCCCGCAGACAGCGCCGCCGAGCCGACGCAAACAGAAGGCATTGGCGACAATCTCAGCCTTGGTGAAGAGAACACGCCGCAAGCCCTGGAACCTTATATCAAGGCAGAGCATGGCGACTGGAAGCTGCAATGCTTTCCGGTCACGGAGGGCGAAGAACCTTGCCAGCTTTACCAGTTGCTCAAGGATGAGCAGGGCACGGATGTGGCCGAAGTGGCGCTGTTCCGCCTGCCCGCAGATGGCAAGGCGGTTGCCGGCGCGACTGTGACGGTGCCTCTGGAAACCCTGCTGACGGCGCAGTTGACCGTCGCAGTTGATAGCGGCAAAGGCAAACGCTATCCGTTCTCGTTCTGCACGCCGATCGGCTGTGTTGCGCGTATCGGCTTTACTGCAGAGGATATCGCCGCCTTCAAGAAAGGCGCCGCCGCCAGCGTCACACTGGTGCCCGCCCCCGCGCCCGATCAGAAGGTCGTGCTGAAGATGTCGCTCAGCGGGTTCACCAATGGGTATAACGCGGCCTCGGTAATCGAGAACTGA
- a CDS encoding DUF853 domain-containing protein — MENTVFIGGGGEGYGTKQGLSLKYANRHGLIAGATGTGKTVTLQILAEGFSAAGVPVFMSDVKGDLSGLAKPGSAGFKLHEAFSSRATKIGFDDYTYQGFPVTFWDLLGEQGHPVRTTVAEMGPLLLSRLMELSEAQEGILNIAFRLSDEEGLPLLDLKDLQALLVWVGENRAKLSLRYGNISVQSIGAIQRRLLVLENQGGAKLFGEPALELSDIMMNDAQGRGRINILAADKLMNSPRLYATFLLWLLSELFEVLPEVGDPDKPRLVFFFDEAHLLFDDAPKALVDKVEQVARLIRSKGVGVYFITQNPADVPEDILGQLGNRVQHALRAFTARDRKALRLAAETYRENPDFDIEEAIREVGVGEAVTSMLENKGVPGVAQRTLIRPPSSQLGPIEPGERAALINGSPIAGKYEELLDRRSAYEILAKRAADAAKAAEEAEDKEAEMEMAEREFNAGRRYSGSRVGRSTSRSTRKARKDESFGEAITRNVMKELSGTTGRRIVRGLFGGLFKGR, encoded by the coding sequence TTGGAAAATACGGTGTTTATCGGCGGCGGCGGCGAAGGCTATGGCACGAAGCAGGGCCTGAGCCTTAAATATGCCAACCGGCACGGGCTGATCGCGGGGGCCACGGGCACCGGCAAGACCGTGACCTTGCAGATTCTCGCAGAAGGGTTTTCCGCCGCGGGCGTGCCAGTATTCATGTCGGATGTGAAAGGCGACCTTTCGGGGCTGGCCAAGCCTGGATCGGCAGGTTTCAAGCTGCACGAAGCCTTTAGCAGCCGCGCCACCAAGATCGGCTTTGATGACTACACCTATCAGGGCTTTCCGGTGACATTCTGGGACTTGCTGGGCGAACAGGGCCATCCGGTACGCACCACCGTGGCCGAAATGGGACCGCTGCTTCTGAGCCGACTGATGGAATTGTCCGAGGCGCAGGAGGGCATCTTGAACATTGCCTTCCGCCTGTCCGATGAGGAGGGGTTGCCGCTGCTCGATCTCAAGGATTTGCAGGCGTTGCTGGTCTGGGTTGGCGAAAATCGTGCCAAGCTGTCTCTGCGCTATGGCAATATTTCGGTGCAATCCATCGGCGCGATTCAGCGCCGTTTGCTGGTTCTGGAAAATCAGGGCGGCGCCAAGCTGTTTGGCGAACCTGCACTGGAGCTGTCTGACATCATGATGAACGATGCGCAGGGCAGGGGGCGGATCAATATTCTGGCCGCAGACAAGCTGATGAACAGCCCCCGGCTCTATGCCACATTTCTGCTTTGGCTGCTGTCCGAATTGTTCGAAGTGCTTCCCGAGGTGGGCGACCCGGACAAGCCCAGGCTGGTGTTTTTCTTTGATGAGGCGCATCTGCTATTTGATGACGCCCCGAAGGCGCTTGTTGACAAGGTGGAACAGGTCGCGCGGCTGATCCGCTCCAAGGGGGTCGGTGTCTATTTCATCACCCAGAACCCGGCCGACGTGCCCGAGGATATCCTCGGGCAGCTTGGCAACCGGGTGCAGCACGCGCTGCGCGCCTTCACCGCGCGCGACCGCAAGGCGCTGCGGCTGGCGGCAGAAACCTACCGCGAGAACCCGGATTTCGACATCGAGGAAGCTATACGCGAAGTCGGTGTTGGCGAGGCCGTCACCTCGATGCTGGAGAACAAGGGCGTGCCGGGCGTGGCGCAACGCACGTTGATCCGCCCGCCCTCGTCCCAGCTTGGGCCGATCGAGCCGGGCGAGCGCGCGGCGTTGATCAACGGCTCGCCGATTGCCGGCAAATACGAAGAACTGCTCGACCGCCGCTCGGCCTATGAGATATTGGCCAAGCGGGCGGCGGATGCGGCCAAGGCAGCGGAAGAGGCCGAAGACAAGGAAGCGGAAATGGAGATGGCCGAGCGTGAATTCAACGCCGGGCGGCGCTATTCGGGGAGCCGGGTCGGACGCTCGACCTCGCGCAGTACAAGGAAGGCGCGCAAGGATGAAAGCTTTGGCGAGGCCATCACCCGCAACGTGATGAAAGAGCTGAGCGGCACCACCGGGCGGCGCATCGTGCGCGGCCTTTTTGGCGGGCTGTTCAAGGGGCGCTGA
- a CDS encoding branched-chain amino acid ABC transporter permease — MTETMRNTLLFAFVGCLILLTGFMQSWNSALFILNMGLVSAIMALGVNLQWGFAGLFNVGVMGFVALGGLATVLVSMPPETEAWAAGGARVLGGLALGAGTIVATVFAYKKMPAGRTRNIAMIAILVVGFFVFRAVFDAGVAAVEAINPASAGHIGGLNFCTDFKACGWITLIAWPVGGLLAAGAAWLIGKTALGLRSDYLAIATLGIAEIIIAVMKNEDWLARGVKNVIGLPRPVPNEIDLQQNLAFVDRAEGLGIDPVTASTLWVKLGYAVLFLIVLLILLWMAQKALKSPWGRMMRAIRDNEVAAEAMGKDVTARHLQVFILGSAICGIAGAMITTLDGQLTPGTYQPLRFTFLVWVMVIVGGSGNNLGAVLGGFLIWFLWVQVEPMGAFLMDIITSGMANDSALKLHLLDSVAHMRLLTMGVVLLLVLRFSPRGLIPEK; from the coding sequence ATGACCGAGACAATGAGAAATACGCTTCTTTTTGCCTTCGTTGGTTGTTTGATCCTGCTGACCGGGTTCATGCAATCGTGGAACTCGGCCCTGTTTATTCTCAACATGGGGCTGGTCAGCGCAATCATGGCGCTGGGGGTGAACCTGCAATGGGGGTTTGCCGGGCTGTTCAACGTCGGTGTCATGGGGTTTGTCGCGCTTGGCGGGCTGGCCACGGTTCTGGTCTCCATGCCGCCGGAAACCGAGGCCTGGGCGGCGGGCGGTGCGCGCGTTCTTGGCGGGCTGGCCCTGGGTGCCGGCACCATCGTGGCGACGGTATTTGCCTATAAAAAGATGCCTGCCGGGCGCACCCGCAACATTGCGATGATTGCAATCCTGGTGGTTGGATTCTTCGTTTTCCGCGCCGTGTTTGATGCGGGTGTAGCAGCGGTTGAAGCGATCAACCCTGCAAGTGCTGGCCATATCGGCGGGCTGAACTTCTGCACCGATTTCAAGGCCTGCGGCTGGATCACGCTGATTGCCTGGCCGGTCGGCGGGTTGTTGGCGGCCGGTGCCGCATGGCTGATCGGCAAGACCGCTCTCGGGCTGCGCTCGGATTATCTGGCGATTGCCACGCTGGGCATTGCCGAAATCATCATCGCCGTGATGAAGAACGAGGACTGGCTGGCGCGCGGCGTGAAGAATGTGATCGGCCTGCCCCGCCCGGTGCCCAACGAAATCGACCTGCAACAGAATCTCGCGTTTGTGGATCGCGCCGAGGGCTTGGGGATTGACCCGGTCACGGCGTCAACGCTTTGGGTCAAGTTGGGCTATGCGGTGCTCTTTCTTATCGTGTTGCTGATCCTCCTGTGGATGGCGCAAAAGGCGCTGAAAAGCCCGTGGGGACGGATGATGCGTGCGATCCGTGACAACGAAGTGGCGGCCGAAGCCATGGGCAAGGACGTGACCGCGCGGCATTTGCAGGTGTTCATTCTCGGCAGCGCGATCTGTGGCATTGCCGGCGCGATGATCACTACGCTTGACGGGCAATTGACACCGGGCACCTATCAGCCGCTGCGCTTTACCTTCCTGGTCTGGGTGATGGTGATTGTCGGCGGATCGGGCAACAATCTGGGTGCGGTGCTGGGCGGCTTCCTGATCTGGTTCCTCTGGGTACAGGTCGAACCGATGGGTGCCTTTTTGATGGATATCATCACCTCGGGCATGGCAAACGACAGCGCGCTCAAGCTGCACCTGCTCGACAGCGTGGCGCATATGCGGCTCTTGACCATGGGGGTGGTATTGCTCCTGGTGCTCAGGTTCTCTCCACGCGGGTTGATCCCGGAGAAGTGA
- a CDS encoding branched-chain amino acid ABC transporter permease, protein MDLINALVALSNFVLIPAITYGSQLALGALGVTLIYGILRFSNFAHGDTMAFGAMVTVLFTWWFQSMGISFGPLPTALLALPFGILGCIALLLFTDRAVYHFYRAQKAKPVILVIVSMGVMFIMNGLVRFIIGPGDQRFSDGERFIVSVRKFKELTGLDEGLAIKTTQGITVITAIIVVAVLFWFLNRTRTGKSMRAYSDNEDLALLSGINPERVVLYTWMIVAGLATIAGTLYGLDKSFKPFTYFQLLLPIFAAAIVGGLGSPLGAIAGGFVIAFSEVTITYAWKKVLVYALPESLEPSGLVQLLSTDYKFAVSFVILLIVLLFKPTGLFKGQSV, encoded by the coding sequence ATGGATCTAATCAACGCCTTAGTGGCGCTCTCTAACTTCGTATTGATCCCCGCGATCACCTATGGGAGCCAGCTTGCGCTAGGCGCTCTAGGGGTCACGCTGATCTATGGCATCTTGCGTTTCTCGAATTTTGCCCACGGCGACACGATGGCCTTTGGTGCGATGGTCACCGTTCTGTTTACGTGGTGGTTCCAATCTATGGGGATCAGTTTTGGCCCCCTGCCCACCGCGTTGTTGGCGCTGCCGTTTGGCATATTGGGCTGTATTGCGTTGCTGCTCTTTACCGATCGCGCGGTCTATCACTTCTATCGCGCGCAAAAGGCCAAGCCGGTGATCCTTGTGATCGTCTCAATGGGCGTAATGTTCATCATGAACGGGCTGGTGCGCTTTATCATCGGCCCCGGCGATCAACGTTTTTCCGACGGCGAACGGTTCATCGTTTCGGTGCGCAAGTTCAAGGAACTGACCGGGCTTGACGAAGGGCTGGCGATCAAGACCACGCAGGGCATCACCGTGATCACGGCGATCATCGTTGTGGCCGTGCTGTTCTGGTTCTTGAACCGCACCCGCACGGGCAAGTCGATGCGCGCCTATTCCGACAACGAGGATCTGGCGCTGCTGTCGGGCATCAACCCCGAGCGGGTGGTGCTTTATACTTGGATGATTGTCGCTGGTCTCGCCACCATCGCGGGTACGCTCTATGGCCTCGACAAGAGCTTCAAGCCGTTCACCTATTTCCAACTTCTGTTGCCGATCTTTGCCGCCGCCATTGTCGGGGGCCTTGGCAGTCCGCTGGGGGCCATCGCGGGCGGGTTCGTGATCGCATTCTCAGAAGTGACCATCACCTACGCCTGGAAGAAAGTGTTGGTGTATGCCCTGCCAGAGAGCCTCGAACCGAGCGGGCTCGTTCAGTTGCTCTCAACCGATTACAAATTCGCCGTCAGCTTCGTCATTCTGCTGATTGTGCTTCTCTTCAAGCCCACGGGCCTTTTCAAAGGACAGTCGGTATGA
- a CDS encoding ABC transporter ATP-binding protein translates to MSQNPYQDDRGNKDRSITSGRPQGEIPLKKSGKTSRVEGDSPFLIGESMTGGYGKNGPDILHDCTIAVNKGEIAVIVGPNGAGKSTAMKAVFGMLDLRAGRVLLDGEDISALSPQDRVGRGMGFVPQTSNIFTSLTVEENLEMGAFIRTDDFSGTMAQVYDLFPILKEKRNQPAGELSGGQRQQVAVGRALMTQPKVLMLDEPTAGVSPIVMDELFDRIIEVARTGLPVLMVEQNARQALEIADRGYVLVQGANGHTGTGQELLADPEVRQSFLGG, encoded by the coding sequence ATGAGCCAGAACCCCTATCAAGACGACCGCGGCAACAAGGACCGCAGCATCACCAGCGGCAGGCCGCAGGGCGAGATTCCGTTGAAGAAAAGCGGCAAGACCTCGCGTGTCGAAGGCGACAGCCCCTTCCTGATCGGCGAGAGCATGACCGGCGGTTATGGCAAAAACGGCCCCGACATCCTGCATGATTGCACCATCGCCGTGAACAAGGGTGAGATCGCGGTCATCGTCGGCCCCAACGGTGCGGGCAAGTCGACCGCGATGAAGGCGGTCTTCGGTATGCTCGATCTGCGCGCCGGGCGGGTGTTGCTCGATGGCGAGGATATCTCGGCGCTTAGCCCGCAGGACCGTGTCGGGCGCGGCATGGGCTTTGTGCCGCAAACCTCGAACATCTTCACCTCGCTGACGGTTGAGGAGAATCTCGAAATGGGGGCGTTCATCCGCACCGATGATTTCTCGGGCACCATGGCGCAGGTCTATGACCTGTTCCCGATCCTGAAGGAAAAACGCAACCAACCCGCAGGCGAGCTTTCGGGCGGACAGCGCCAGCAGGTCGCGGTGGGGCGGGCCTTGATGACCCAACCCAAGGTATTGATGCTGGACGAACCGACCGCCGGGGTCTCCCCCATCGTGATGGACGAACTGTTTGACCGCATCATCGAGGTGGCGCGCACCGGCCTGCCGGTTCTGATGGTTGAACAGAACGCGCGTCAGGCGCTGGAAATTGCCGATCGCGGTTATGTTCTGGTGCAAGGGGCGAATGGTCATACTGGCACGGGGCAGGAACTCTTGGCTGATCCCGAAGTGCGCCAAAGTTTTCTCGGGGGATGA